Genomic segment of Streptomyces zhihengii:
ATGCGCCGGTCGCACACGCCGGCGTGGAGGAGCAGGACTGCGGGGCCGTCGCCGGCCTCGTCGTAAGAGAGGGTCATCCGGCCGAGGTTAGGGCCAGGGGCCCTGGTCACGCCGCCGATTTCCGGCCCGGGAGGGCGCGTTGGCCGTCACACCCATGACTTGAACATGTTCAAAAGAAGGTCTACAGTCATGACCGCCAGCTTTTGAACATGTTCAAGGGAGGGTGGGGCATGGACCTCACTGTCGTCGCGTACGTCATCTACCTGCTGATCAGCGTCGCCCTCACGGTCTGGGTGGCACGCACCCTCAGCCGGAACGGGAAGATCTTCCTCGCGGACGTCCTCAAGGGGAACGAGACCCTCGCCGACGCCGTCAACCATCTGCTCGTCGTCGGCTTCTACCTGGTCAACCTGGGCTTCGTCACCCTCTACCTCAAGGCGGCCGAGGCCGTGTCCGACGCCCGGGGGCTGTTCGAGGCCCTGTCGGTGAAGATCGGCGTGGTGCTGCTCGTCCTCGGCGTCATGCACCTCGGCAACGTCTGGGTGCTCAACCGGATCCGCCGCCGGGGCGTCATGGAGCGCGAACTCACCCCGCCCGTCGGCCCCCAGGGCTGGACCAGGCAGCAGTCGGCCACCGGCCCCTGGACGCCGCCCGCCACCGGCCCGGCCGGGGCGTGACACCGTGACCACCGCCGTCCGGGGCCTGACGGTCCTCTACGACGCCGAGTGTCCCCTCTGCGTCCACCTGCGCGCCTGGCTGATGCGCCGGCCGCAGCTCGTGCCCCTGCACACGGTCCCGGCCGGCTCCGCCGAGGCCCGCCACCGCTACCCGGAGCTCGACCACGGGCGCACCCTGCGGGAGATCACCGTGATCGGCGACGCGGGCCAGGTCTACACCGGGCAGGCCGCCTGGGTCGTGTGCCTGTGGGCGCTCACCGAGTACCGGGCGAAGGCCCACTGGCTGGCCACCCCGGCCGGGGCGCCCTTCGTCCGGGCCACCATGCTCGCGGCGGCCAAGTACCGCGAGCGCCTCGGCCCCGGGCGGGGCGCCACGCCCTGCGACGTGCGGTGCGCGGCACCCCGTTAGGCTCGTCCACCGTGACAGATGCGAAGGCCCCCACCCCGTCAACGGCACCCCCGGCACCCCCGGCAGCCCGGACAGCTCAGGCAGCTCAGGCAGCTCGGACGCCCGAGGCCGGGAAGGCGCAGAAGGCATCGCAGGCGCCGAAGAGCGAGCAGACCCGCACGCTGATCCTGGAGACCGCCCTGCGGCTCTTCCAGGAACGGGGCTACGACAAGACGACGATGCGGGCCATCGCCAAGGAGGCCGGGGTCTCCGTCGGGAACGCGTACTACTACTTCGCCTCCAAGGAGCACCTCGTCCAGGGCTTCTACGACCGGATCGCCGCGGAGCACCGTGCGGCGGTCCGGCCCGTGCTGGACGCCGAGACCGACTTCGAGGCCCGGCTGGCGGGGGTGCTCACCGCGTGGCTGGACATCGCCGCGCCGTACCACGAGTTCGCCGCGCAGTTCTTCAAGAACGCCGCCGACCCGGAGTCGCCGCTCAGCCCCTTCTCCCCCGAGTCCGAGCACGCCCGGGAGGCCGCCATCGACGTGCACCGGGAAGTGCTCGCCGGGTCGAAGGCGAAGGTCGCCGAGGAACTGCGCGACATACTCCCGGAGTTGATGTGGCTCTCCCAGATGGGCCTCGTCCTGTACTGGGTGTTCGACCGCTCCGAGGGCAGCGAGCGCAGCCGGCGGCTGGCCGTCCGCGGCGCCCGGCTGACCAGCCGGGGCGTCGCGCTCGCCCGCTTCCGGGTGCTGCGCCCGCTCGTGCGCGAGGTGCACGAGCTGTTCACCGACTTCCTGCCGGGGATGGCGCAGACCGTGGCCGCCCGCAGGACCGCGGGCGGCGGGACCGGTCCCGCTCAGGCCTGACGCGAGGCGAGCTGCACCACGGTGATGTCCGACTCCGCGCCAACCCGCACCGGCGGGCCCCAGGCGCCCGCGCCCCGGGACACGTAGAGCTGGGTGTCCCCGTAGCGCTCCAGTCCCGCGACGGTGGGGTTGGCCAGGCCGGCCAGCATGTTGCCCGGCCAGAGCTGTCCGCCGTGGGTGTGCCCGGAGAGCTGGAGGTCCACCCCGTGGTCCACGGCGTCGTGGATCACGACCGGCTGGTGGGCCAGGAGCACCGCCGCACGGGACCGGTCGCGGTCGCCGAGCGCCCGGCCGAAGTCCGGGCCCTGGCCCGTGTCCTCGCCCGCGACGTCGTCCACTCCGGCCAGGTCGAAGCCGCCCGCGATCTCGACGCGCTCGTTGCGCAGCGGACGCAGGCCCAGCTCGCGCACATGGTCGACCCACTCGTCGACGCCGGAGAAGTACTCGTGGTTGCCGGTCACGAAGAACGACCCGTCCCGGGCCCGCAGCTGAGCCAGCGGTTCGGCGGCGTGCCCGAGGTCGGCGACGCTGCCGTCCACCAGGTCGCCGACGACGGCCACCAGGTCGGGCTGCGCGGCGTTGATCGAGTCCACGATCCGCTGGGTGTGGGCGCGCCCCAGGATCGGGCCGAGGTGCACATCGCTGACGACGGCGATCCGGTAGCCGTGCGCGGCCCGGGGCAGCTTGGCCAGCGGCACGGTGACCCGCTTGACGCGGGGCCCGCGCAGCACGCCGTACGTCCCGTACCCGACCGTCCCCACCGCGGCGGCCGCCGCGGCCCCCCCGACCACCCGCGCGACGAACAACCGCCGCGAGACCGTGGCGGGGGCGGTGACGCCCTCGGGGGCGTCGCCGCCTGCGGGGGCGCCGGCCTCGGGGGCGGTGTCGGTCGCCGCGGGTGCCGCACCGCTGGGGGCGTCGGCCGCGGACGCGGTGGCGGTCGCAGCCGTGCCGGCGGCGGCCGCGGGCGACGCGGCGTCCGCGGGCGACGCGGCGTCCGCGGTCGCCGTCGCGGTCGTTCCGGCGGAGCCGGTGTCGCCCGCCGGGGCCGCACCGCTCGGGGCGGCGGCCGCCTGGGCGGAGGTGCCCGCCGCAGCGGCGGAAGCCGCCCCGGAACCCGGGGCGCTCGGCGTGGCGGTGGTCGCCGCGCCGGCGGCGGCAGCGCCAGCCGCGGGCGACGCCCCGTCAGGCGACGTGCCGGACGGCGTCGACGCGCCCGGGGCGGCGCCCTGCGCCGCCTCCCCCGCGCTCCGCGCGGCGGCGCGGCGGGTGAGGGCGCGGGTCAGGAGCGGGCGGACCGCCTCGCCGACGACGAGGGCCAGGACGATGTACAGCAGGAGCGCCAGCCACAGGTACCCCGGCCAGGCCAGCACCTGCTCGACCCAGAACGGCGCCCCCGTCCGCGCCGACAGCAGCGCGCCGAACGAGAGCGCGGGGAGGACCCAGATCGCCACCGTGCCGATCCGGCGGGCCGCCCCTCCGGGTGCCGTCGTGTCGCGGACGAGGCGCCGCCACACGTACCAGTGCACCCCGGCGAGCAGGGCGAGGACCAGAATGATCACGAGTGCGGCGACAGCCACCATGGACGGTTTCCCCTACCCCTTCAGGTGCGCTCTTCGCGCAAGGCGCGCACACCGCGCAACCCGATGACCCCGACGACCGTCCCCAGAACAAAGGACGTGATGGCGAGCAGCAGATGGACCCAGAAGTACCCGGTCGGGTCGCCCGCGTCGTCGAACGCGAGCCCGCTGCCGTCCTGCCACAGGTTTTTGACGAAAGTGACCCAGATGAACCAGCTCCACACCCCGAACGCGAGCAGGAACCAGGACACGGGGCGGCTGAGCTTCATGAGCCAAGTATCGCGGGTGTCACCCGACCGGGTACTCCGGGGTGGGCTGTCCCGGCGTCGTGCCCGGCGGGTCAGCGGGCCGATCTCCATATTTTCCCCGGCGCACTGTACGTTCTCGTCCGTGTCTGCTCTGTCTGCTGCCCTCAGGTCCGCCGCGCGAAGGGCCGCGCCGGCGGTTCTCGCCGCCGCGATGCTGCCCGCGATGACCGCCGCACCCGCGTTCGCGGCCGTGCACGACGACAAGCCCGGCAAACAGCCGCAGCCCCCGGCGCAGATGTCCGGCGTCGGCGGGGTGCAACTCGGCAAGCCCGGCACCCAGGTGAGCCTCGGCGCGGGTGCGCCGGTCCTCCCGAAGGACGTCAGCGGGCGGTCGTGGATCGTCGCGGACGCCGAGAGCGGTGAGGTGCTCGCCTCGCACAACGCCCACTGGAAGCTGCCCCCGGCGTCGACGCTGAAGATGCTGTTCGCCGACACCCTGCTGCCCAAGCTCCCGAAGGACGCCGTGCACAAGGTGACCGACGCGGAGCTCGCGGGCGTCGGTGAGGGCAGCAGCCTGGTCGGGGTCAAGGAGGACCACACCTACAGCGTCCACGACCTGTGGCTGGGTGTGTTCCTGCGCTCGGGCAACGACGCCGTCCACGTGCTGTCGGCGATGAACGACGGCGTGGAGAAGACCGTCCAGGACATGCAGGCGCACGCCGAGGAGCTCCAGGCGCTCGACACCACCGTCGTCTCGCCCGACGGCTACGACGAGCCGGGGCAGGTGTCCTCCGCGTACGACCTGACGCTGATCGCCCGCAGCGGCCTTCAGAAGAAGGACTTCCGGGAGTACGCGTCCACCGTGACCGCGCAGTTCCCGGGCGAGCAGAAGAAGGGCAAGCCGCGCGAGACGTTCGCGATCCAGAACACCAACCGGCTGCTGACCGGGGCGGACGGCGTCTCCCCGTACCAGGGCATCGCCGGCATCAAGAACGGCAACACCACCCACGCTGGCTCGACCTTCACCGGTGTCGCCGAGCGGAACGGCCGGGTGCTGCTGGTGACGGTGATGAACCCGTCGTCCGAGGAGGGCCAGGCCGTCTACAAGGAGGCGGCGCGGCTGCTCGACTGGGGGTTCGCCGCCGCGGGCAAGGTGACCCCGGTGGGTGAGCTGGTGGCCCCGAAGTCGGCGGAGCTGCCGTCGTCGGGCGGCTCGGAGCCGGTGCGGGAGGGCAAGGGCGCCCCCGCCGAGCCGGTGGCCGCCGCGCAGACCGGCTCGGGCGGCATGGGCATCGCGCTCGCCGTCATGGGCGGCGTGCTGGTGGTGCTGGCCGCGGGCGGCTTCCTCGTCAGGCGCCGCTGGCCGCTGCCGGACCGGATGCGCCGTTCCCCGCGTCCGTGACGGACGGGCCCTGCCCGTCCGCCGTGTCCGCCCCGGCGGGCTTCTCGTCGCTGCCCGGCGTCGCCGTCCAGGCGGCGCAGTACAGCAGCAGCTTGGCCGTGAAGTTGATCCACAGCAGCAGCGCGATCGGCACGCCGAAGGCCCCGTACATGCTGCGTGAGGCGACCCCGCTGAGGTAGCCGCTGAGCAGCAGCTTCAGCAGTTCGAAGCCGACCGAGCCGATGAGCGCGGCCACCAGCAGCCGGCGGCGGGGCGGATGGGCGCCGGGCAGCAGGGTCAGCAGGTAGAGCAGGATCAGGAAGTTCGCCAGCACGGCGAGGACGAGGGCGGCGATCCGCAGCAGGACGCCGCCGACGCCCCCCTCCTCCAGGCCCAGCCGCTTCATCGTCCAGCCGACGGCGGTGGAGCCCAGCGCGGAGACCGCGAAGGTCAGCAGCCCGGTGCAGCCGAGCCCGGCGAGCACCCCGACGTCCTTGGCCTTGCGCAGGACGGGATTGCCCTCGTCCTCGTCGTCGGTGCCCCAGACCGCCCGCAGGCAGTCCCGCATCGAGCCGACCCAGCTCGCGCCGGTGAGCAGCAGCAGCACGCCGGAGACGACACCGACCGTGCCCGCGTTGGCGACCAGCGAGTTGATGTCGAGCTGGTCGGAGATGCCGGGGATCTGCTCGGCGATCTTGTCGTTGAGCTCGTCCACCGCGTTCTTGTCGAGGGCCGCCGCGATGATCGCGGCGGCGAAGGTGATCAGCGGGAAGAGCGCCAGGAAGCTCAGGAACGTGATGGCGGCCGCGAGCCGCGTCCAGTGCGCCCGTTCCAGCGTCTCGTAGCTGCGCCAGGCGTGGGTGCGCATCAGCCGTTCGACGAGGGGGCCCACGACGGGGAGCTTGATCAGCCAGTCCATGGGCTACGCCTACCCGGTCACCGCCCGTGCAGCCCCCGCGACCCGCCGGGACGGCCGCGACCGAACGCAGGTGCCGGGCGCCGCTGGCGGCAGGTCAGAGGGTGGTGGCGTGCTCGTCGACCGGGGAGCCCTGCGCGGGGACGCCCGCGACGCCGCCGCCGAAGGCGTAGGTGTTCAGCTTCCGCCACACCGCGTCCGTGCCCTGCTCGTAGAGCGCGAAGGAGGCGCACGTCCAGGCGGCGGTGTACTCGGACAGCTCCGTGTACGCCCGGTCCATGGCCTCCTCGGCGATGCCGTGGGCCACGGTGACGTGCGGGTGGTAGGGGAACTGGAGCTCGCGTGCCAGCGGCCCGGCGGTGTCGCGCACCCGCTCCTGGAGCCAGGAGCAGGCGGAGCCGCCCTCGACGACCTGGACGAAGACCACGGGCGACAGCGGACGGAAGGTGCCGGTGCCCGACAGCCGCATCGCGAACGGCCGGCCCGCGGTGGCGACGGCGGCCAGGTGGGCCCGCACGGCGGGCAGCGCGCCGGAGTCGACCTCGGTGGGCGGCAGCAGCGTGACGTGGGTCGGGATGCCGTACGCGGCCAGGTCCCCGAAGCCCGCGCGGCGTTCCTGGAGCAGGCTGCCGTGTGGCTCCGGGACCGCGATCGAAACGCCGAGCGTTACGGTCCCCACGTCGTTCTCCTCGGGTCTGTGCACCGGGTGTCCGGTACGAGGTCGGTTGTGGTGGTGCAGCCGCCAGTGTGGCGGCTGCACCCACTTCGTGGCCAGAGTCCTTGGACACAGGTCCTTCGGCTCGGGCGGGGCCGTGACGGCTCCGTGACGGCGCGGTGACGGCCCGCTGCGGGCCCCGTGCGGGCGCCCGGCCCGCACGGTGGCTTTTCAGTGCTTCGCGGGGATGAATCCCACCTTGTCGTATGTGCTGGCCAGCGTCTCGGCGGCCACCGTACGGGCCTTCTCCGCGCCCTTGGCGAGGATCGAGTCCAGCGTCTCGGTGTCGTCCAGGTATTCCTGCGTACGGGTGCGGAAGGGTGTGACGAATTCGACCATCACGTCCGCGAGGTCGGTCTTGAGCGCACCGTAGCCCTTGCCCTCGTACTTCTGCTCCAGATCGGCGACGGCCGTACCCGTGAGGGTGGAGTAGACGGTGAGCAGGTTGCTGACACCGGGCTTCTCGGCGGGGTCGAAGCGGATCACGGTGTCGGTGTCGGTGACCGCGCTCTTCACCTTCTTCGCGGTGGCCTTCGGCTCGTCGAGGAGGTTGATCAGGCCCTTGGGCGTGGAGGCCGACTTGCTCATCTTGATCGCCGGGTCCTGGAGGTCGTAGATCTTGGCGACCTCCTTCAGGATGTGCGGGCGCGGCACGGTGAAGGTGTCGCCGAAGCGGCCGTTGAACCGCTCCGCGAGGTCGCGGGTCAGCTCGATGTGCTGGCGCTGGTCCTCGCCGACCGGGACCTC
This window contains:
- a CDS encoding thiol-disulfide oxidoreductase DCC family protein; the encoded protein is MTTAVRGLTVLYDAECPLCVHLRAWLMRRPQLVPLHTVPAGSAEARHRYPELDHGRTLREITVIGDAGQVYTGQAAWVVCLWALTEYRAKAHWLATPAGAPFVRATMLAAAKYRERLGPGRGATPCDVRCAAPR
- a CDS encoding TetR/AcrR family transcriptional regulator, producing MILETALRLFQERGYDKTTMRAIAKEAGVSVGNAYYYFASKEHLVQGFYDRIAAEHRAAVRPVLDAETDFEARLAGVLTAWLDIAAPYHEFAAQFFKNAADPESPLSPFSPESEHAREAAIDVHREVLAGSKAKVAEELRDILPELMWLSQMGLVLYWVFDRSEGSERSRRLAVRGARLTSRGVALARFRVLRPLVREVHELFTDFLPGMAQTVAARRTAGGGTGPAQA
- the trpS gene encoding tryptophan--tRNA ligase, whose amino-acid sequence is MQQRPRVLSGIQPTAGSFHLGNYLGAVRQWVALQETHDAFYMVVDLHAITVPQDPAELRANTRLAVAQLLAAGLDPERCTLFVQSHVPEHAQLAWVMNCFTGFGEASRMTQFKDKSARQGADRASVGLFTYPILQVADILLYQANEVPVGEDQRQHIELTRDLAERFNGRFGDTFTVPRPHILKEVAKIYDLQDPAIKMSKSASTPKGLINLLDEPKATAKKVKSAVTDTDTVIRFDPAEKPGVSNLLTVYSTLTGTAVADLEQKYEGKGYGALKTDLADVMVEFVTPFRTRTQEYLDDTETLDSILAKGAEKARTVAAETLASTYDKVGFIPAKH
- a CDS encoding 2'-5' RNA ligase family protein; this translates as MGTVTLGVSIAVPEPHGSLLQERRAGFGDLAAYGIPTHVTLLPPTEVDSGALPAVRAHLAAVATAGRPFAMRLSGTGTFRPLSPVVFVQVVEGGSACSWLQERVRDTAGPLARELQFPYHPHVTVAHGIAEEAMDRAYTELSEYTAAWTCASFALYEQGTDAVWRKLNTYAFGGGVAGVPAQGSPVDEHATTL
- a CDS encoding YihY/virulence factor BrkB family protein; this encodes MDWLIKLPVVGPLVERLMRTHAWRSYETLERAHWTRLAAAITFLSFLALFPLITFAAAIIAAALDKNAVDELNDKIAEQIPGISDQLDINSLVANAGTVGVVSGVLLLLTGASWVGSMRDCLRAVWGTDDEDEGNPVLRKAKDVGVLAGLGCTGLLTFAVSALGSTAVGWTMKRLGLEEGGVGGVLLRIAALVLAVLANFLILLYLLTLLPGAHPPRRRLLVAALIGSVGFELLKLLLSGYLSGVASRSMYGAFGVPIALLLWINFTAKLLLYCAAWTATPGSDEKPAGADTADGQGPSVTDAGNGASGPAAASGA
- a CDS encoding metallophosphoesterase, whose product is MVAVAALVIILVLALLAGVHWYVWRRLVRDTTAPGGAARRIGTVAIWVLPALSFGALLSARTGAPFWVEQVLAWPGYLWLALLLYIVLALVVGEAVRPLLTRALTRRAAARSAGEAAQGAAPGASTPSGTSPDGASPAAGAAAAGAATTATPSAPGSGAASAAAAGTSAQAAAAPSGAAPAGDTGSAGTTATATADAASPADAASPAAAAGTAATATASAADAPSGAAPAATDTAPEAGAPAGGDAPEGVTAPATVSRRLFVARVVGGAAAAAAVGTVGYGTYGVLRGPRVKRVTVPLAKLPRAAHGYRIAVVSDVHLGPILGRAHTQRIVDSINAAQPDLVAVVGDLVDGSVADLGHAAEPLAQLRARDGSFFVTGNHEYFSGVDEWVDHVRELGLRPLRNERVEIAGGFDLAGVDDVAGEDTGQGPDFGRALGDRDRSRAAVLLAHQPVVIHDAVDHGVDLQLSGHTHGGQLWPGNMLAGLANPTVAGLERYGDTQLYVSRGAGAWGPPVRVGAESDITVVQLASRQA
- a CDS encoding D-alanyl-D-alanine carboxypeptidase family protein, with protein sequence MTAAPAFAAVHDDKPGKQPQPPAQMSGVGGVQLGKPGTQVSLGAGAPVLPKDVSGRSWIVADAESGEVLASHNAHWKLPPASTLKMLFADTLLPKLPKDAVHKVTDAELAGVGEGSSLVGVKEDHTYSVHDLWLGVFLRSGNDAVHVLSAMNDGVEKTVQDMQAHAEELQALDTTVVSPDGYDEPGQVSSAYDLTLIARSGLQKKDFREYASTVTAQFPGEQKKGKPRETFAIQNTNRLLTGADGVSPYQGIAGIKNGNTTHAGSTFTGVAERNGRVLLVTVMNPSSEEGQAVYKEAARLLDWGFAAAGKVTPVGELVAPKSAELPSSGGSEPVREGKGAPAEPVAAAQTGSGGMGIALAVMGGVLVVLAAGGFLVRRRWPLPDRMRRSPRP
- a CDS encoding SCO4848 family membrane protein; this translates as MKLSRPVSWFLLAFGVWSWFIWVTFVKNLWQDGSGLAFDDAGDPTGYFWVHLLLAITSFVLGTVVGVIGLRGVRALREERT